A DNA window from Camelina sativa cultivar DH55 chromosome 13, Cs, whole genome shotgun sequence contains the following coding sequences:
- the LOC104735688 gene encoding uncharacterized protein LOC104735688, translating to MAQDHDDETENKTYAGVVGEIVNGGTKNGYHRKPDFVEKEEDDEDLKSLYSLVCLTIGSVLFPDSKTGGGDASSSSFLERLKNSVAENGPKLREASARTGREILLWTRKGSSLRALLVITVGTIVLLTTLALVVFTLFFVAATANAIIISLLISLAVAGGFLALFFLCLTGVYIGALSIAAFVISTATVSAVVSVLIASGWIGFFYTVWLGTRGSLRLAKQSVSVVGSAISGNSASRHQRQDREVNIESSN from the exons ATGGCGCAAGATCACGACGACGAGACGGAGAACAAAACCTACGCCGGCGTTGTCGGTGAAATCGTCAACGGAGGAACGAAGAATGGTTATCATCGTAAACCGGACTTtgtggagaaggaagaagacgatgaggatTTGAAGAGTCTCTACTCATTGGTTTGTCTTACGATCGGTTCGGTTCTGTTTCCGGATTCGAAAACCGGCGGTGGTGATGCGTCGTCGTCTTCGTTTCTTGAACGTTTAAAGAACTCCGTCGCTGAAAATGGTCCGAAGCTTCGTGAAGCTTCTGCAAGAACAGGACGCGAGATCCTTCTCTGGACTCGTAAAGGCAGCTCGCTTCGTGCTCTGCTTGTCATCACT GTGGGAACTATAGTTCTTCTTACAACACTGGCTTTGGTTGTGTTCACGCTCTTCTTTGTAGCAGCAACAGCCAATGCTATCATTATTTCTCTTCTGATTTCACTTGCTGTTGCTGGTGGCTTCTTGGCactcttctttctctgcttGACTGGTGTTTACATCGGAGCCTTATCTATTGCTGCGTTTGTCATCTCTACCGCTACTGTTTCTGCTGTTGTTTCCGTCTTAATAGCTTCAG GTTGGATTGGGTTTTTCTATACTGTGTGGTTGGGAACACGAGGAAGCCTACGCTTGGCGAAGCAATCGGTTTCAGTGGTGGGATCAGCTATTTCTGGTAACAGTGCCAGTCGTCATCAGCGCCAAGACCGGGAGGTAAACATCGAATCATCCAACTGA